The Ptychodera flava strain L36383 chromosome 16, AS_Pfla_20210202, whole genome shotgun sequence region gacgcgattaatttacttcccactgcaaagagtTTATATACAGCATTCTGCCATTACCTAAAGTAAGTTTTGTGAAACttttccttagtttttgtcgttttcattattctaaatcagttgtactatatttttaaccaataccacataaacatcagtttttacgtgtcaaatattagccgcctccgatgactacattttgtcgtctgccacacagtacgccgcgcgcgtggtatgcgtctatgcataccactcggcggccgctatgtatcaaccgcacgtaactgtgctagtcacctatgcaaattctggtggaatcaaactttgttgtCCGTTTTtttccgagtcagtaagactcggctttctcccaggtggcatgaccgatcaccgacgcgagtggtactgtgggcgtacagcagcgtcagcgtagactcgtactccatgcttagttgacaatggccccagtgccgaacgttctatgttcggaagctgaatttaggtgggccaccggaattcaaacttttacttttttgttgacatgtttttatcgatatctcacgatccgcgcgcagttgccacgtcaaatatcggccattggcattaaaaaaatgtgctttaaaaatgttaccaagtgggagtgccactttaatgtcaactgtttcttgttccactcccaACAGCATGTTGAGACACATAGAGTTGAgcctgtcaactcagcctgtacctGTACAGACTGCACTGTTATttgctgacaagtgaattctagtctggactagaatatACCCCTCTGAcaatcatatgctttatttccacaAGGATaacaatttgataaaaaatacaaaaacttgTGAATGACGCATTGATCTGTTTAAATCATGGTTATGCTGTTTGTTTATTGCATAAATTTCTAAAAACCGAATTTCAAATTAAATCATgtaattttatgattttcaagTCCCAAAGTTGTCAAGTGAAAATgattccggttcactttcagtcaaatgatgactatacTGCCCTCTACGTCATCATATAAGTTACAATTGAACCCTAATTGGTGCACAACATTCAATATATAGGTTTAGGTTGACCTATAACCTTGGATATTGGGCTGAAAAGatcaaaaacatataaatacctTTAAAGGTGGAATCTTTTGAGGTGAGAAGTCCTTTTGTGACAGTGACACAAAAGTGAAATAGGCATCACATGCTCGCTCTTTATATATCTGTCTGCGGGTCAGAGATATGTACTGTACATCTACCAGTACTTGGACTTCTATACTTTTGTCACTGGTGTAAGTAAGCCGAGCAAACAGATTGATTAATCCAGctgaaatttaaaaagaaacTCATTTCACTTTCTTCATGTTAACAAATAGCTTCTGGATAGAGTTCTCTATTGATATGTCATACTTGCTAATGAGTAAAATACTGTGCTAATGGGTGATGTATTTCTATCCTTACTGATGGTTATTGACTGTGTTACAATGGCGATGTGTAACTAACCTACCATGGTGTCACTTTCTGTTCTTTAGGCTCTGAAGAAAAAACTGAACATCTTTAGCTCTGCCAATGACTAGCAAGAGTCTAAAAATAACACTTTTAAACTGAAAATGGCACTGAATAACTGAATGAAGTATACATTGTAACATATATACAGTATAACATACTGTATATGCTTAAAGACAAGGTTTAAAAACTGCTAAAATGTACACCATTTGTGTTATGTGGATTTTTCTTATTATACATAGCTACAAGATTCAATGTGACAAGGAGATGTTGaggactgatttttttttctcaaactgcttaaagcgcagtggtcgtcgcgctgcgcatcctcctgagggggtccccctctgttgtaaacaaatccaagaacgccgcacatgttacgggttgattgtaatgtttgcgatattgccacttgttaaaatggcggctgatctgtcacaagcataccaactatccaaatgtaacacgcaataaaaggtcaattaatctaagttaaatatctgctgaatattgaacaatgattgcacgctggattgagatcacatttgctcatgattttcttgaatcagttgaatggggctcggctactgttatcgctcgagccatagagctagacgtacgcatgtatacgccaacagactatcaaccgtcaacgaccgggctctagttttcgacatcgctagcaaggacgagagcttcaTTTCAataggcccgacaggagtacaaagacaacaacccaaactacagaaatctacagctcgcagagcaatgcccgctgcagcaagaagcatctctgcatctgttccgttccgtggtctgtatgaacgtccgtgtcaaaccaggtatatggcgcgctacactcggctgtggagaatccaactcaactacaaagtttacctcgtttgggggtgcaaacgagaattccgagtacaggtatcaagtcaagcgaaggacctttcataggtcttcttgttatgtaggggttatctcacttgaaagaggattcagacctacccggcaatcaggaggtacaacaacgaagtttgcccagcaccggtaggcctacaccactagcagttggatcactgccatgaccttGCACAGgacggggcacaggatctctcgatacgtctatgcacggtgtagccgtgcaatttccctgccaaatgccgcgaaaacccgctcgttttgtttattgtttcctgtcattttactatttcttaccacgtaatactaggagaagtaagacatggtgatcaacagttggttgtgggccaagtcgtagcgggccggtacgttgtgggaccggattctctagctatatccgtgtacgtcaacgcggtgaccgtctcccaccAACATCTcacgtgtcctgctctggcttgccgatcatggtcttgagtgtaatttttgtgttaggcattgtgcttgttgctggtctacatatataggcaatgttgatcatttgagttatgtattttcactgtactgtacatagcattgtgtacaaccagcgtgatcgcgcgcgatcaaagctttttgttcactgtgtctgcgtgcagtaaactcagcgacataatgtgctgagtgtagtgtcccaatgttcgtagctctacacaagtttatagatagaaatacaccactgaagttcgtttccgatcttaatattttactattgcatgatgttgagtcttacaaaggccttaacaaagtgggggactgctcccatctcactccgattgaagttgagaagacttatgtttacaaaaattatgtttatcaacaaaaaatcacgcacgcgcagcgcgacgaccactgcacTTCAATCCATATAATCACAGACTGTGTCATaagaaaacatacatatatatatatatatatatatatatatatatatatataatatacagactGTGTCATAAGAaataacatacatatatatatatatatatatatatatatataatatatatatatacatatataacatatatatatatatatatatatatatatatatatatatatatatataaagtttgGCCTTATGGTATAATCATGTTCAATCCGTAGATAAAAATATAGCATTGTATTATCTGTAAAAGGAACAGAAATCAACTCTTaccttgtttgatttttttatgaaaattgatggCATCAACTGAGGCAGTTACTGCCGGTGACATACAGTGCTTTATGGCCACCAGTCCAGCAACTTCATCCATGAGTTTCATTGTAGTACCACCTCTCACATAACCTTGCAATGTGCAGTCTGCAGAAAGTATGAAGTGGGTCAGCGATGACTGGGAATATGGCACTGTATACGGCTCAGCAGCTgaacaaaagaaatgaaatataacAGTTTTCAGATCGTTTGAGAACCTATCAAATACAGTTACAGTACAGTGAACATGTTAGCCTCAGTTCATGCTGTTGCTGAAGCACCACTAGATTTGAAGATCTGTCACTTGAGGGCGCCCTTCAACTCCAAGCAAAATCTTCCCACAAGCCCTCAAAATTTCACCTTCAACTGACACACGATCACTTCTTTGCATTCCAAAAGAGGTTAGTGGTAGTACCTTTTCTAAGATTGCCCACTGAAAATATATTCTAAATAAGAAAGGGGCCATTTGGAAATACATCAGCGATAGTTAACATGGAAATTGGTAAAGTAGATAAATGACAACTGTGCAAGCAAGCGAAGTTCTACCTTTGCAcaagacaaaacaaaagaaacatatTCTCTTACTTCAACAGATTACTCTATAGTGGAAAAAGTAAGTGATGTCGTTGTTGATTCCAGAATACAAGTATACTTTGTTACCCATTATGGATCTCGATTTCACAGATATTCACAGACTTAAATACTACCAATTTTATGTATTAATCATTGGAGTATCTTCATAGAATTGGGCCTAGGCTAGTCAAGAGACCAGTAATCAATAATATATCCATATCTAAATCTGATTAAAGTAGGCAAAAACTTGCAAAAGTAACTGTTTGTAGTCTAGCGAGACACAAGTAAGAGAGGTACAGGATGTATTAGTAACTTGAACATccttatcataaaattatatCATTATTTTCCTTCATACTTTCTATTTTCTAATCATTCCtttacattttttatgtttACTTTTCATTGATCACAGTTGTGTCAGTGTTTTCCTTTAACAGCAgtaagcaggtaaatgttactTGAGTTCCCAACTCATTTTCCCAGGGTGCCCCTTGGTAcacgtacatgtatatcaatgcaatcagatttggGAGACAGCAGAAATGTTTCCGGGCgtccaaatcatttaccaatgtttcTCCACCGTAACAAAAGTGCTGTTTGTAGACACAATACTTCATGTTGATGGTGGACCTGTCTGCTGCATGCATCAAAGTTTCAATAAATCAGGAAatgcttttcaaaaaaaaaatgctaGCATTAAATTAAGACTATGGCACCTGTGTAGAAATAAGGGTTTGTATTGTTTATTGTATCTTGCAGGTTAGCAGAGAGATAAGGCACTGTGTTGTAACTTTTTGGAAATGGATCAGACAATCATACataatgtgatgaaatcaatAAACATCACTTCTTtcgaaatgaaatattgtcagtGCTGTTTGAGATGCCAAAGGGGGTTCAATAACCAACCAAGCACACTTTCTCAAGATtcatcttaaagggacaaagttggccattttttatgaattttgtttgatgcaagatactacttatattgtttgacatgttgaaagatactgaatgaatgggtgaccatgcatatattcaaccccagttgtagacaaattaaattaaatcatggcgaaaatgaattacatTTATAATGGTcacgaccattaattcattttcgcgatgggttcatgtatcatgtctaaaaccggggttgaatatatgcatggtcatccattcattcagtatctttcaacatgtcaaacaatataagtagtatctcgtattaaacaaaattcatggaaaatggtcgactttgtccctttaatcatcACTGACACAGTTAACGTAAAAAATGATCATCTATTATCTGTAAACACAGCCAGGTGCTCTGTTACTGCAAAACTTTACATATTTGACACACAAATATTCTTAAACACCTCAAAAAATTGCTTTTCAGTTAAGATATTTTGCttgagaaaataataacaaacatGTTAGATATTTGCTCAACAGCACACTGGcaagaaaattcatcaaaaatcacCTGCACATGAGAGGAAATTAGCCGAGCTAAAAGCCTTGAATGAAATTTGCTAAGCTACTTTCTCTTATGTCAAGTAAGCTAAACTGCTGAGCTACTATAAACGGTGAATTACAAAATATAAGTCAATAAGCATACGTACTTTCAATTCCAAAGTTATGGAAGTATTCATTTTCAACAGCATTTCTAGTTTGTCCTATATCATCACGTCTCTGTGACTTCTGTGTCTCATATCTCAATCTGCCTTGCTCTTCCATTTCTGGAGATGAGTATGTCATGGCTGGCACTTCAACAACTTTACCATCATCTACACTGACGGGTACGTACCACAGATGTGCTCTGTTGGTTAACCTCTGAGTACCTGCAAGACATTTAACATTGTTGCTCATCGTTGATAGATTTGCAAGTGCTGAACAAGGaaacattgcaatgataatgatttgaTACATGTAGCAAGGATAAAGTAGTCTACATGCAAAATACTATTATTTGAAAGGCAATTCAGCatgctttgaaaaaataattattttctaCATGGGTGGTGGTGATGTCATACACTGGTCTTTATTAATTACATGTACGTGATCTGTTGACTCAATAAATGCAGCGTTAAGGTTTGAAagcaaatgtaaacaatttaaCATTTCTGTTGTCTCGAAATCAGATTGCATTGATAGATGAAGGgcaaccctggtaacatttacgTGTACCTGTGTACAGCCCTAAAATCGCTGCTATTGATTCTGACAAGGACTTTTCTCTCTATACCTAATAAATCTACCAAAACTGGTGTGCAAgttttttcaaatcaacatgAGCACTGAGCTATAATTCAAATATCTTACCTTTCATGACATTTTCAGCGAACACAGTGACCTGTACTTCAAGTGAATGCTTGGAAGTGTAGGTGACTTCTGCATTGACCTTGGCAAATTCCCCGACAAACATTGACTGCAAAAAATCTGTCCTCTCAGCCCTGGCTAATGCCGCGAAGCAAGCTTTATTGCCTTGTGACTGCAAATAATGTCATTGAGTTGCTGTGATATGTACATAAACAGTTATAAGAATtccataaaacaaatttgaactACATTATAGCAATAACACATCAGATCCGATTGTCTTTATGTTTCATTCATCAATTGCAGACTGAGATTGTTGTTTAATAACTGAGTTTATGACAGACATTCAAGCCGTATCTCACTGCTTCAGGATATACCGGTGAAGACATACTACAACAGGGATAGTCCCTTTTCTATGATCACATGAGGAATAAAAAataagagagagaaaaaaaattgtttttgattCATCCTTACCCGACTTTCTTGGCTGTTGCAGTATTTTGTTGCAGAGATGTACCCAGCTTCCCCTATCATCTGTAAGACGATACCACCATGGATGAATCCTAGTGGGTTGGCATCATCTGGACTCATAACTCTAAGGATAGATATTTAATTGATTTGGGTGAGTTGAGATTCAACTTCTTATTTTTCATACTATCACAGATCAAAATTCCCCGACCCCAAACAAACCATTGCAAAACACACACTTTAGCATTAACACCATTATAACAATTAGTAGATTTAATGGAATGTGATGATTGCAGGAAAGTAACAGATACTGTGACAAATAAGACATACTGTGTGCCTTGTCAGATAATATTGCCAAACTTCTACTGTAGAATCGAATAATATGTCAGAGGAAATGATAATATCAAATGCAATCGATAGTGTCATTGACTATTAAACACTTTCTAAGTTAGACTCTAATTTCAGCAGGGGTAGAGATTGTGGCTGGCAATCAGTAGTTTTACTCAATGCTCAAAATAACCTTGCCACTGACATGCAAACTGTACATATCAAGTTTTGTATCAAAATGCACTTGCTTTCCTGAATGACCAGCTTACATGTATAGTTTATTGCTACTGAAATTCTCAGTCAATCTCCCTATCATCACAAGTATTTAGTTTCTCTTTTTGCATTCTTGAACCATAATGGCCGAGTTCATCTTTTACACTCAATATTTTAGGACCATGGGTATTTTTTCACATATCCACCTTCAAGTGTTTAACCCACACGCTTGTGGGCCTTATACACTGTCTGtacattcattttcatttccaacaaaaatttaaaacgtGGAAAATCTGCTCCTACAGTGATCAAAAGTAGGATTTCAAGCATGTATTGGTAAAATCGGAGTCTCCATCACAGTATCATTTTCAACATGTACATTGTGCAAATTGGTCTATCAATCTACCTACACCAAGGTATAAACAAAATGGGGGCACACGATCCCACACATTAGTAACACTAGCAAAAGATATGGACTCTGTTGAGCAGGTTGTGCCTTCatactttttgaaatattatacaGGATGGTGAAGAAAGGAGGGAGTGCAGATTtgtgagaatcaaaatatttaacttGTCCATGGACGTGTCAGCTTCATAAAGCGTTAAAAAATATTCCACTTAGATCATTGTTGGTGTATTGTGCAGttaatacatgtaagtattaagggactggacgtaaattagcaggggggggagggccggggggatttgggggagggtcacaaatttttgagcctctgtttgggggagggtcacaattttttgagctcctctaagggggagggtcacaaatttttgggcttGTTGTTGGTGCACTGAAGGTAGAAAGCAAAATTGTTTGTATAGACAATTATgctcacatgacatcactcgcacactgcctcttactttctattaagtgctcattcccaactctctgtgtatctcttccccaccattatcttaaataggattgtctctcttgttgctagtcttatcgccattaagtttatagcaaatccaatctattgttcctcagctaACCCGTGGCACTCTGGCTGCccagtgtacatgtagtgtgtttcgttaataaacattggacagtgtttttgctaagattggggaacattgggaaccctggtaaaatttctgttgtccgctagtatgactgcactgatataccaaggctaaccctggtaaaatgaccggggaaccccggtaacatttacctaggtaccgcccttaacaaaaacactgctggatattaccacaatatcttGCATTGTTCcactgatgtagtcaatcttgaacctataactatttgacaatattatttctcattccactctttcataagccacttccctttaaagtttaaggccaagctccaccctgcatcagtcactttataggtacatgaattttagtttttagagatactattgtttgaaattaagagtaagctttggtgtgataattaatatttttgattccagaaaagtgattttagtatacttcaatatttaggtacagtcatctgattggtatgtctacttgtggcattttcaagtttatattggctttaTCACGTGGGAactatctttggaatggatagtgttcatttgtgttgtgaaggcaggatatatgacatttgttgaaatttaatgtgggtaatttatacagtgaatcagccatgttgatcacgtattcagattgaacttgattaaataTGGTGATATCCCAACgtcatttcagaatatggagACTTGATTGGtcatgaaatagtgtttgccacttctgtgtcaaatcaggatcagtctatCCTCTATTATCTAGGCTGCTCTCTGTgatatatgtttaaaatgcaaagaaacgaggcacaaaattgacaaagtattgtcaatgttaaaacacCATAATTTCACACTATAGCATTCATCCATGACgatactttgaattgtttgcttaaattattgcttgaataggcATTATgcctttctgttgacctttccccacaaacagggcaacatgaccaaaacgtctcattgtctactggaacacaatagtacattttgtaaaactggatttgatatgagtgcaatgagcacatgtacaggtattttcagttctctgactacacaggtctatcaggaatattataaaatccagtgaataatggggtcatgcacacatgtagttctatatctgtaccaggaacacattttaaacatacattgtactttcccatatttcctccccatgtagagattgaactgctcaatacattgtacatgaccatatatcattgttattgagatcagtgtcacattgtgtttccagtattccctcaattgtcaatgtgatacattccaaaattatgaatttcactgatattttgataaatattaaattataattccttagaaaaaatggcaggcacatgcatgtgcattaatataaaagaaaacatttgaagagcatTACTTATCACAATCACTCTTAATGGAGTATAAGTGTGCTCTATTCCATTATGAGCCAATTTGGGCAttcattattggaattattggacAGTCTGTTGAATCATAAAATTCCACATGTGCagttcaaagccaaagtgaaagggcacatatttactgcctactttacatgatatatgccattgacttggtgtagtagtctaagccctacgagaatggtaagagtattcagctattggctgctttgattgcctccaacaacggcatactcatcacacaggtgcaaccacagtcgcaacgcgaaggcctatgcacccggtagagagagagagctctttGGGGTAAATAGTATTTGCGTAGCGACGGTGGTACACATACAGTATCCTCCTAGCGTAGGGCAATATTGCCgttgtacctcaatatttggacTGCTGTTTAGGTAGGACGTCAACTTGATCAAACCCTAAAATCTAAAAGCTTAAACTCGAAAAAAGGCAAACCCTTCAGTTTCGGAACTGCAGCTACATAAAGCAATATATGATACCAGGGTACTACCAAAAGAGTGTGGTAGctcctagctttgcatggcagggctgtgtgtcaccagcgttatacggcctgtggtaggaggccgtataacgcgcgctggtaactcacagccctgccatgcagagctaggtagttccatggtgatactgatacgctcctgcttgggaaaacaacaccgagacttgtgaattgcaatatcaacatccttctgatccaaaatatatttttcataagccaataagtcaatcatttaaacatacagacctttatttcctgaaaatgataggctaaaatgtacagtTTACATGCAGAGAACTTCTTGGTACAGCGCGAAACTTGTGAACAAACTTGTATGCGTTGAAGGTATTTGAATATCTTTAGAATGATGTTCACATGTCACACTTGGAagtagtgacaatttagtcaagtcgtaagtgaaaaatatttgtgaaaatcatcatttaattaagtactttcaatacttagacctcaatcaattttgacagtcaggaagaacggacagaaataattgagtgaaattaatgacttaCATGACGAATCTCTGACTTAAAATGACGTTGAAATTACTGTCATTTTCCACAATACATGTAGTACGTACCAAGCTTGCAGGTCAAGTGCAGAGGGTCAAATATGATGTGAAATAGGCccagaagaaagtttttaaatagctttgaaacaagcgGACTGCCAATCTTGTTTAGTGGTCATCTAGTaccaagactttaactttttcacataatgctatgcttggtgtctacctccatggtgtacaacataccggtacatgattcggcactcagcagaggactgcactttcatattggaaatatttgtgagttcacatggtggtgtaatcttacatccctgttcagaaatggctaatattatgatactttgAACAAAGCTCTTTTTGTCGacatatatattttacagtactattttgtcaatgcaccaattataaaaatattcattgccaccattttaatacttcaacagtgcaatggtcatgctgcttgacacttgaattaaaagaatctctactagatatgtaccaagttaaagggacaaagttgctcattattgacattattttgccatttaaatttcttttgatagattattctcactgaaatatgctcactctcaggttattgcaattcaattttcactttttataagacacattaacatgtgaaatttactgtgaca contains the following coding sequences:
- the LOC139114694 gene encoding putative cytosolic acyl coenzyme A thioester hydrolase-like yields the protein MYLAHVMASLCSCRRISSSAGSIQRCFSVNIRRKYTTPGVLGGKPTVPFLRTAAAIPNITVLFFRGDRLTRFRQFSIISGLNDVIHTPDSRVQVSRVMSPDDANPLGFIHGGIVLQMIGEAGYISATKYCNSQESRSQGNKACFAALARAERTDFLQSMFVGEFAKVNAEVTYTSKHSLEVQVTVFAENVMKGTQRLTNRAHLWYVPVSVDDGKVVEVPAMTYSSPEMEEQGRLRYETQKSQRRDDIGQTRNAVENEYFHNFGIETAEPYTVPYSQSSLTHFILSADCTLQGYVRGGTTMKLMDEVAGLVAIKHCMSPAVTASVDAINFHKKIKQAGLINLFARLTYTSDKSIEVQVLVDVQYISLTRRQIYKERACDAYFTFVSLSQKDFSPQKIPPLKLLTEVEVERFKSGHERYKAKKALRNEEKQRKA